From the genome of Sulfurovum sp. NBC37-1, one region includes:
- a CDS encoding molybdopterin oxidoreductase family protein has product MTKKYEREEIESVCTYCGVGCDITGVVENNKIVKIFAQKDGVVSEGKLCIKGKYGYDFVDAKDRIREPRIKKTFLEKNPHIQKQFSSKLSEFDTNYMTCDLDTATTIAAMKFAEIKEKYGSDSFCAIGGARTSCESAYAFQKFCRETMDSPHVDNCARVCHSPSLKGMRATIGEGAATNPYNDIYECEYMIVIGSNTMEAHPIIANRIVDMAKKHNNLSVIDVRETKLARLAKHNCVIPFESNLLILNMMAYVIIDEELYDESFINTRTKGFEEFKEKILNDPYADPSFFKEVEGYEYLAKMIPNIAREYAVKKSMIFWGLGITEHLDGSYAVMAITHLALMTGNVGKTGAGLMPLRGQNNVQGACDMGCLPYFAPDYQQPKVEGLMTPQLVDAMIEGRIKGLLNMGEDITHIHPNVNKTEKAIGELEFLMVQELFMNDIAQRADMVIGVRSAYEKTGVYVNAMRRLHLSQPLVKSDLPDDWEVLTQMAQKLGDGENFNFKTSEDVWNEVREVAPRRFSGADYYRLARHRKRGMQWPIYHEDTPVLHLLDFRTDDGLGKYVYKQYEPRGMVQEIMEKRFYNDSLEGYYLTTGRTLAHYNNAAQTKRSSKLDTKYDEDVLLAPLDDEEKFGDKVILKSEYGESEALTVKYTEKVKAKTLFCTFHHAKSRINALFGDECDELIMTARFKSVKVDVIPVGDEIACG; this is encoded by the coding sequence ATGACAAAGAAATATGAGAGAGAAGAGATAGAGAGTGTCTGTACCTATTGTGGTGTCGGGTGCGATATTACGGGTGTGGTGGAGAACAACAAGATCGTAAAGATATTTGCACAGAAGGACGGGGTGGTTTCTGAAGGAAAACTCTGTATTAAAGGCAAGTACGGGTATGACTTTGTCGATGCAAAGGACCGGATACGTGAACCGCGTATTAAAAAGACTTTTTTGGAAAAAAATCCTCATATCCAGAAGCAGTTTTCTTCAAAACTTTCCGAATTCGATACCAATTATATGACCTGCGATCTGGATACGGCAACCACGATCGCCGCCATGAAATTTGCTGAGATCAAAGAGAAATACGGCAGTGACAGTTTCTGTGCCATCGGCGGGGCCAGGACTTCCTGTGAATCCGCTTATGCCTTCCAGAAGTTCTGTCGTGAGACCATGGACTCTCCACATGTGGACAACTGTGCGAGAGTCTGTCATTCTCCAAGCCTCAAAGGGATGAGAGCGACCATCGGTGAGGGTGCTGCAACCAATCCGTACAACGATATCTACGAGTGTGAATATATGATCGTTATCGGTTCCAACACGATGGAAGCACATCCGATCATCGCGAACCGTATTGTCGATATGGCAAAGAAACATAACAACCTTTCCGTGATCGACGTGCGCGAAACAAAGCTGGCAAGACTGGCAAAACACAATTGTGTCATCCCTTTTGAATCCAACCTGCTCATACTCAATATGATGGCTTATGTGATCATCGATGAAGAGCTGTACGACGAGAGTTTCATTAACACCCGTACCAAGGGTTTTGAGGAATTCAAAGAGAAGATACTGAACGATCCGTATGCCGATCCCTCTTTCTTTAAAGAGGTCGAAGGGTATGAGTATCTTGCAAAAATGATCCCCAATATTGCAAGAGAGTATGCCGTCAAAAAATCGATGATCTTCTGGGGTCTGGGCATCACCGAGCATCTGGACGGTTCCTATGCAGTCATGGCGATCACCCACCTGGCATTGATGACGGGGAATGTCGGAAAGACGGGTGCGGGCCTGATGCCGCTTCGTGGACAAAACAATGTACAGGGTGCCTGCGATATGGGATGTCTGCCATACTTTGCACCGGATTATCAGCAGCCAAAAGTAGAAGGACTGATGACACCGCAGCTTGTGGATGCGATGATAGAAGGACGTATTAAGGGGCTGCTCAACATGGGAGAGGATATCACCCATATCCACCCCAATGTCAACAAGACAGAAAAGGCGATTGGAGAGCTTGAGTTCCTGATGGTACAGGAGCTTTTCATGAACGATATTGCCCAGCGTGCCGACATGGTCATCGGTGTGCGTTCGGCCTACGAGAAGACAGGTGTCTATGTCAATGCAATGCGCCGTCTGCACCTCTCACAGCCACTGGTTAAATCCGATCTTCCTGATGACTGGGAAGTGCTTACACAAATGGCACAGAAACTTGGGGACGGAGAGAACTTCAACTTCAAAACATCCGAAGATGTCTGGAACGAGGTAAGGGAAGTGGCACCACGCAGATTCAGCGGTGCGGACTACTACAGGCTGGCACGTCACAGAAAAAGAGGGATGCAGTGGCCGATCTACCATGAGGATACCCCGGTACTCCATCTGCTTGATTTCCGTACGGATGACGGACTTGGAAAATATGTCTACAAGCAGTATGAGCCAAGGGGCATGGTACAGGAGATCATGGAAAAGAGATTTTATAATGACTCTCTTGAAGGGTATTACCTGACAACGGGCCGCACACTGGCACACTACAACAATGCCGCCCAAACCAAAAGAAGCTCCAAACTTGATACAAAATACGATGAAGATGTCCTCCTCGCACCACTTGATGATGAAGAGAAGTTCGGTGACAAAGTGATCCTGAAAAGTGAGTATGGAGAAAGTGAAGCGCTGACGGTAAAATATACCGAAAAGGTAAAGGCAAAGACACTTTTCTGCACCTTTCACCATGCCAAAAGCCGTATCAATGCGCTTTTTGGGGATGAGTGTGATGAGCTTATTATGACGGCAAGATTCAAATCGGTCAAGGTAGATGTGATCCCTGTAGGGGATGAGATCGCTTGCGGATAA
- a CDS encoding YajQ family cyclic di-GMP-binding protein, translated as MAKDHYFDISAKLDMMEMKNAIEQAKKEVSTRFDFKGIMVEIDLNEKAKVLNLSSSSDSKIDALKDIVMSKMIKRGLSTKSLDEVKTEGISGGNVKVVYRIVDSIEKDEAKKIVKAIKDAKLKVTPSIQGDEIRVTGKKIDDLQAVIALVKQMEDLKAPLTFGNFK; from the coding sequence ATGGCAAAAGATCACTATTTTGATATATCTGCCAAGCTGGATATGATGGAAATGAAAAATGCTATCGAGCAGGCAAAAAAAGAGGTGAGTACACGTTTCGATTTCAAGGGAATTATGGTAGAGATAGACTTGAATGAAAAAGCGAAAGTACTGAATCTCTCCAGTTCCAGTGACAGTAAGATAGATGCACTCAAAGATATCGTGATGAGCAAGATGATAAAGCGTGGGCTTTCCACCAAGTCACTTGATGAGGTAAAAACGGAAGGGATCAGCGGCGGAAATGTGAAGGTGGTTTACCGTATCGTTGACAGCATTGAAAAAGATGAGGCAAAGAAGATCGTCAAGGCGATCAAGGATGCCAAGTTGAAGGTTACGCCTTCCATTCAGGGTGATGAGATACGTGTTACCGGGAAAAAGATAGATGATCTGCAGGCGGTGATCGCCTTGGTCAAGCAGATGGAGGATCTCAAAGCACCATTGACTTTTGGGAACTTCAAGTAG